The sequence CCCCTGGATCTGGCGTTCTGACAGGCTTACCTTCAAACAGAATCGTAGTACAGCCATGAATCAGTGGCGCATAAACAATATAGGAATGCCCAACGACCCAACCGACATCAGAGGCCGCCCAAAACACGCCGTCTTGTGGCATATCGTAAATAGTGCTCATCGAATACTTCATGGCAACTGCATGGCCGCCATTATCACGGACAACACCTTTGGGTTTACCTGTCGTACCCGAGGTATACAAAATGTATAACGGGTCTGTCGCCAGAACGGGCACACACTCATGAGGCTCAGCGCCTGCAACGCCTTGTTGCCAATGCAAATCACGTTCGTTGTTTAACTCTGCAAGGCATTGCTCTCTTTGGAACACTACTACTTTTTCAGGCTTCCAGCGGCTATCCATGATTGCGCGGTCAACCATCGGTTTATACGGTAGAACTTTGTTGATTTCGATACCACATGAGGCGGTAATCAAGACTTTGGGTTCAGCATCTTCAATTCGTACTGCAAGCTCGTGGGGCGCAAATCCGCCGAACACCACAGAGTGCACCGCACCTAACCGAGCACAGGCTAACATTGCCATGGTTGCTTCAGGAATCATTGGCATGTAGATAACCACACGATCGCCTTTGGTTACGCCCTGTTCTGCCAACATACCAGCGGTCTTAGCCACTTGTTCGCGTAGCTCATTGTAAGTGTAAGACGACTTGATGCTTGTAACGGGCGAGTCGTAAATCAGCGCGACCCTATCACCACGGTCATGTTCACAATGATAATCCAACGCTAACCAGCAGGTATTCATTACCCCATCAGGAAACCATCGTTCAATGCCATTATCGTCCGTTTGTAAAATTGTTTTTGGTGGTTCAAACCAATCTATCGCTTGTGATTGTGTTTCCCAGAACGAATTTGGGTCTTCCCTCGCCCATTGATACTCGGTGATGTAATCTGTTTTTCTAGTCATTCGATTCGTAGCAGACATAGTGCCTCCTCCATGATTTATCCATTTGTCCAAGCGCCTAGCTTTTGGCCGTTCACTTGGGTGCACTCTTTTCTCAGCGTTGTGTTCGTGAGCATCTAACCGTTCACGACAATCGCTTTACTTAGGAAAAGGCACACGGATGGCACCTTCCATGATCACTCGGGCACTACGACTCATTATCGCCCTTTCTATTTTCCAACCGCTTTCCGTCTGCAGAGCTTTAGCACCCACCTTTAAGGTTCCTGATGGATGACCAAAAGTCACAAAATCACGGGAACCCTCACCGGCTGCTAAGTTTACTAACGTACCCGGAACACTCGCTGCTGAAGCAATGGCGACTGCAGCTGTGCCCATCATGGCGTGATGCAGCTGCCCCATAGACAAAGCTCGCACCAGAAGATCGGTATCGTCAGCTGAAACCGATTTACCACTTGAAGCTTGATACGCTTGGGGCTTAGCAACAAACGCAACTTTAGGTGTGTGTTGGCGTAATTCCGCTTCTTCTAAGGAATCGATAAGCCCCATTGCAACTGCGCCATGTGCTCGGATGGATTCAAACAGTGCCAAGGCTTTTGCATCGCTGTTGATATCCGATTGAAGTTCAGTACCTTGATAGCCCACAGATTCAGCAACAACAAAAATAGTCGGTATACCGGCGTTAATGTACGTCGCTTTAATACAGCCCAGCTCAGGAACATCTAAGAAATCGACAACATTCCCTGTTGGAAACATAGAACCACTCGCGTCTGCTGGGTCTAGGAAATCAACTTGGATCTCAGCGGCGGGAAAAGTGACACCATCGAGTTCAAAATCTCCCAACTCTTGAACTTCACCATTAACGATAGGCACGTGAACAATGATGGTTTTTTCTATATTCACTTGCCATACTCGGACCTCGACCACACCATTTTCTGGAATACGGTTTGAATCGACTAAGCCACTATGAATAGCAAATGGACCAACCGCTGCTGATAGGTTTCCGCAGTTACCACTCCAATCGACAAACGGCTTGTCTATCGCAACTTGCCCAAAGAGGTAATCAACATCGTGATCGGCTCTATTGCTCTTCGAAACAATCACGGTTTTACTGGTACTGGATGTTGCGCCTCCCATACCGTCGGTTTGTTTACCATAAGGATCTGGGCTGCCAATCACACGCAGAAGTAATGCATCTCTCGCTTCTCCAGCAACTTGTGCTGAATCAGGCAAGTCATTCAACTTGAAGAAGACACCTTTACTCGTTCCTCCCCGCATATAGGTTGCAGGCACTTTTATCTGTTTAGTGTTCATTACAAGCTCCTACTGGGCGAGAAAGTCTTTGGCGAAACGTTGCAACACGCCACCAGCGCTATACACGTTCACTTCGTCTGCGGTATCTAGTCTGCAGGTTACTGGCACATCAAGCTTTTCACCGTTTTTACGAGTGATCACTAAAGCCAAATCAGAACCTGCTTGGATGTCACCGTAAACGTCGTAAAGCTCGGTGCCGTCTAACTCTAAAGTATTTCGATCCGTTCCCGCTTTGAATTGCAGAGGCAACACGCCCATACCGACTAAGTTGGTTCTGTGGATTCGTTCAAACCCTTCTGCCACAATTACTTCAACACCTGCTAAGCGCACCCCTTTGGCTGCCCAGTCACGTGATGAACCTTGTCCATAATCCGCACCCGCCACGACAATCAAAGGCTGTTTACGGTTCATGTAGGTTTCTATCGCTTCCCACATTCGCGTAACTTGACCTTCGGGTTCAACTCTTGCTAGTGAACCTTGCACGACTTCTCCAGCGTCCTTCACCATTTCGTTAAACAGCTTAGGGTTGGCGAATGTTGCTCGTTGCGCGGTTAAGTGATCACCTCGATGGGTCGCGTAAGAGTTAAAGTCCTCTTCCGGCACTTCCATTTTCGCCAAGTACTCACCTGCTGCACTCGAAGCGAGAATCGCATTTGATGGCGATAAGTGATCGGTGGTGATGTTGTCACCCAGAACTGCTAAAGGTCTCATCCCTGAAAGGCTTCGCTCTCCCGCAAGAGCCCCTTCCCAATAAGGTGGTCTGCGTATATAGGTACTTTGAGGTCGCCAGTCATAAAGCGGTTCAGAAGTCACCAGCTCTTCGTCTGGCTGGAACATTTTTACGTAGATTTGTTGGAATTGCTGAGGCTTAACATGCTCACCGACAACCGCATCAATTTCTGCATCACTTGGCCACAAATCACTTAAATAGATTGGTTGGCCGTTATTGTCTGTACCTAGGCTGTCTTTTTCGATATCAAAGCGAATCGTACCCGCTAAAGCATAAGCAACCACCAATGGCGGTGACGCTAAAAACGCTTGTTTAGCATAGGGATGGATTCGACCATCGAAGTTTCGATTCCCAGATAACACAGCGGTTGAATACAGGTCGCGGTCGATGATCTCTTGTTGGATTTTAGGATCCAACGCCCCACTCATTCCGTTACAGGTAGTGCACGCATAGCCGACGATACCGAAGCCTAATTGTTCAAGTTCAGGAAGCAAACCTGCAGACTCAAGATATAACTTGGCAACTTTTGAGCCTGGAGCGAATGACGTTTTCACCCACGGCTTTCGAACTAATCCAAGCTGATTGGCTTTCTTAGCGACCAAAGCAGCGGCGACGACATTTCTTGGGTTACTGGTATTAGTACAAGAGGTAATCGCAGCAATGATCACGGCGCCATCTGGCATTTGGTCGTCGGAATATTGTTCAGCGTGTTGCTCTTTCCAAGAAGCTTGACTGATCCCTTGCTTGGCAAGTTCGCTGGTTGGTAAACGGCGATGAGGATTGGATGGCCCTGCAAGGTTGCGTTCAACTTTAGACAAATCAAACTCCAGCACACGTTCGTATTGGGCAGACTCTAAGTCATCAGCCCAAAGCCCAGTTTGCTTGGCGTAACGCTCTACCAATTCAACCTGTTCAGGCTCTCGCCCTGTAAGCTTGAGATATTGAATGGTCTGTTCATCGATATAGAACATACCCGCAGTCGCGCCATATTCTGGTGTCATGTTAGATATGGTTGCGCGGTCGCCAATGGTCAGTGCACGTGCGCCTTCGCCAAAGAATTCCAAGTAACTTGAGACAACCCTTTCATTGCGAAGAAACTCAGTAATTGCGAGCACGATATCCGTTGCGGTTATCCCTTCTTGTCTCTGACCGGTAAGTTTAACGCCCACAATATCAGGTAAACGCATCATAGACGGACGACCGAGCATCACAGTCTCAGCTTCCAAACCACCTACACCTATTGCAATAACACCCAGAGCATCAACATGAGGAGTATGACTGTCGGTGCCGACACAGGTATCGGGAAACGCGATACCCTCTTTGGATTGAATCACCGGAGACATTTTCTCCAAGTTAATCTGGTGCATAATTCCATTACCCGCAGGAATCACACTCACGTTTTTAAACGCGGTTTTACACCATTCAATAAAGTGAAAACGGTCTTCGTTTCGACGCTCTTCAATGGCGCGGTTTTTGTCAAACGCTTCGCTATCAAAGCCTGCGTGTTCCACTGCCAGAGAGTGATCAACAATCAATTGAGTTTCGACTACTGGGTTTACCTTGGCAGGGTCTCCGCCTTGGTCGGCAATCGCGTCTCGTAATCCAGCCAAATCAACCAAGGCTGTTTGACCAAGAATGTCATGACACACCACTCGCGCAGGGTACCAAGGAAAATCTAAGTCACTCTTGCGTTCAATTATCTGTTTTAAGCTATCTTCAAGCGTTTCAGGGGCACAGCGTCTTACCAATTGTTCCGCCAATACTCGCGACGTATACGGCAAGGTTTTATAGCTGCCCGGAGATATCGATTCTATCGCTTCGCAAGCGTCGAAATACTCTAAATGAGTACCGGGTAAAGGCTTACGGTACTGATTTAGTTCAAGGTTCTGGGTCCGTTCAATTTTCACATCAGACATACATCCACCATTATCTGTTAGATTCTATTCGTTGTTTCTTGAGGCCTTGTCATATGAAGACGGAAGTCACCTCAAGACATAAGTCGGCTCGTTATA is a genomic window of Vibrio sp. FE10 containing:
- a CDS encoding propionyl-CoA synthetase; the encoded protein is MSATNRMTRKTDYITEYQWAREDPNSFWETQSQAIDWFEPPKTILQTDDNGIERWFPDGVMNTCWLALDYHCEHDRGDRVALIYDSPVTSIKSSYTYNELREQVAKTAGMLAEQGVTKGDRVVIYMPMIPEATMAMLACARLGAVHSVVFGGFAPHELAVRIEDAEPKVLITASCGIEINKVLPYKPMVDRAIMDSRWKPEKVVVFQREQCLAELNNERDLHWQQGVAGAEPHECVPVLATDPLYILYTSGTTGKPKGVVRDNGGHAVAMKYSMSTIYDMPQDGVFWAASDVGWVVGHSYIVYAPLIHGCTTILFEGKPVRTPDPGAFWRVCEEYNVDVLFSAPTAFRAIKKEDPEGELLTKYDLSSLKSIFMAGERLDPPTLDWVESHTSKPVIDHWWQTETGWAISANPTGLESLPVKAGSSTKPVPGYQVEILNELGEIAQTNQQGFVALKRPLPPGCLPTVWRNHDRFESGYLSQFPGYYVSGDGGYLDEDGYLFIMGRIDDVINVAGHRLSTGEMEEIVGGHPAIAECAVVGIHDDLKGQLPLGLVVLKDGVKVDGIELQAELVGKVRNEIGAVACFKQALVVERLPKTRSGKILRRTIRQIAEGEQYVVPSTIDDPTSLTEIAEKLGK
- the prpF gene encoding 2-methylaconitate cis-trans isomerase PrpF, which produces MNTKQIKVPATYMRGGTSKGVFFKLNDLPDSAQVAGEARDALLLRVIGSPDPYGKQTDGMGGATSSTSKTVIVSKSNRADHDVDYLFGQVAIDKPFVDWSGNCGNLSAAVGPFAIHSGLVDSNRIPENGVVEVRVWQVNIEKTIIVHVPIVNGEVQELGDFELDGVTFPAAEIQVDFLDPADASGSMFPTGNVVDFLDVPELGCIKATYINAGIPTIFVVAESVGYQGTELQSDINSDAKALALFESIRAHGAVAMGLIDSLEEAELRQHTPKVAFVAKPQAYQASSGKSVSADDTDLLVRALSMGQLHHAMMGTAAVAIASAASVPGTLVNLAAGEGSRDFVTFGHPSGTLKVGAKALQTESGWKIERAIMSRSARVIMEGAIRVPFPK
- the acnD gene encoding Fe/S-dependent 2-methylisocitrate dehydratase AcnD, with the protein product MSDVKIERTQNLELNQYRKPLPGTHLEYFDACEAIESISPGSYKTLPYTSRVLAEQLVRRCAPETLEDSLKQIIERKSDLDFPWYPARVVCHDILGQTALVDLAGLRDAIADQGGDPAKVNPVVETQLIVDHSLAVEHAGFDSEAFDKNRAIEERRNEDRFHFIEWCKTAFKNVSVIPAGNGIMHQINLEKMSPVIQSKEGIAFPDTCVGTDSHTPHVDALGVIAIGVGGLEAETVMLGRPSMMRLPDIVGVKLTGQRQEGITATDIVLAITEFLRNERVVSSYLEFFGEGARALTIGDRATISNMTPEYGATAGMFYIDEQTIQYLKLTGREPEQVELVERYAKQTGLWADDLESAQYERVLEFDLSKVERNLAGPSNPHRRLPTSELAKQGISQASWKEQHAEQYSDDQMPDGAVIIAAITSCTNTSNPRNVVAAALVAKKANQLGLVRKPWVKTSFAPGSKVAKLYLESAGLLPELEQLGFGIVGYACTTCNGMSGALDPKIQQEIIDRDLYSTAVLSGNRNFDGRIHPYAKQAFLASPPLVVAYALAGTIRFDIEKDSLGTDNNGQPIYLSDLWPSDAEIDAVVGEHVKPQQFQQIYVKMFQPDEELVTSEPLYDWRPQSTYIRRPPYWEGALAGERSLSGMRPLAVLGDNITTDHLSPSNAILASSAAGEYLAKMEVPEEDFNSYATHRGDHLTAQRATFANPKLFNEMVKDAGEVVQGSLARVEPEGQVTRMWEAIETYMNRKQPLIVVAGADYGQGSSRDWAAKGVRLAGVEVIVAEGFERIHRTNLVGMGVLPLQFKAGTDRNTLELDGTELYDVYGDIQAGSDLALVITRKNGEKLDVPVTCRLDTADEVNVYSAGGVLQRFAKDFLAQ